The DNA sequence TACTGGACGTTTGTTATCAGCAGTGCTTTAGTTAACACGCCGCTCATTATAATAGCGGGTTATCTCAAATTCAATTTATCTGCTTCTGTAAAAGATTACTAATAATTCTGTACTACGTGCTTTGCTTTAACCACCACAGGATGGTATATAACGAAAGAAAAACATTTATTCAAATGCTTTCACATGCCTTCGAGGCAGACAATGCTATGAAGGAATGTGAAACGGTACAGACTGAAAAAACTCTAATTCTGACATTTTCTAATCTTAGTGGTTCCATTTCTTAATAAAAGTTAATCCCGTAAAAAACCGAATAAGGCAGAGGACCTCTAGTGCAGACGAACGTTTTCCCAAGGGGTTTTCTTCAACAGCTCTCCATCCTCCGGAAGCTGCGGGCTTTCCGCGCGCCATTTTTAAATGCGAACGCCAGGTTAGAATTTGTTATAACTTGTCCTGCATTTTCCAGGGGAAAACATTAATGAAATGGATTCCAGCGTGTATTGAAAGCTGATTTCGTTTATACTTAGAATATTAAAAAAATGAAAGCGTAATCATTCCCGTGCTGTATAAGTTACTCATAATAGGAGGGATTCGATATGTTCAAAAAAATAGCCTTAGCCTACGATGGGTCGCTGCATTCGTTCCGTGCTGCGGAAAAAGCAGCTTACCTGGCTTCCCGTGTAAAGGATAGTTATATTGAGATTATTACGGTTAAAGACAGCAAAGGGACGAACGAATACATATCGAGTATAGCCCCGGTGGAAGAGATGCTGGAGAATCCACAAGTGAACTACGGAGCTACCTTTTTAAAAGGCGCGCCTGCAGAGGAATTAATTGCTTATATTAATAAAAAAGACTTCGATATCATAATTATCGGAAGCCGCGGTCTGGACAATATGCAGCAGTTCATGCTTGGCAGTGTCAGCTACAAAGTCGTAAAAAATGTGAAGATACCGGCTTTGATTGTAAAATAAAAAACTTTCTTAAGATAAAGGTGAATAATCCGGCGGGAGGATTCCCGCTGTGCAGGATGAACTAAGTGAGGCTGCCTTAAAAGTTATATCGAGACAGTCTGGAAAGCATTCGCGGAGCCGGAAAGGTATTAAAAAGCCTGTTAGACGGAGATTTGTCTAACAGGCTTTTGCCCGCGCGAAGCTGTGCCCTGACCATATGGGACAGCCCCTTCTTTAAATGGAGAAAAAATGCTTCTGGTGTTACTCCGCTTCTTCAGCTTCTTCAAGAGTTTCAAGAGCTTTTTTGAAAACCGGATAATCAACCATTCTTCCTTGGACCTGAATGGATGCTTCCCCCCGGCTTTCTGCCTGAGTAAAGGCCTCCACAATTTCACGTGCTATATTAATTTCCGCTTTTGCCGGGCTGAAAGCCGCATTTGCAGGACGAATCTGGGATGGATGAATAAGAAGCTTCCCTTTAAAACCGAGTCCCTTTACAGCATCCGCCTGCTTATAAAAACCATTCTCATCTTTAAAATGCTCATAAACCCCGTCAACAGGTCCATTTCTGCCTGCGAGCCGGCACGCTAAAACGAGACGGGAACGGGCATAAAGAAGATCTCTTTCATCAATAAGGCCGGGGGATTGAATGTCAAGACGGTAGTCTATTGCTCCAAATGCCAGCGTTTCTACTTCCTCAGCAGCCTCGGCGATCTCCTTCGCGTACCATACTCCCGCGGCATTCTCAATAAGAGGCAGAAGCCGTCTGTCAGGCAGCCGGTTTCTCAGCTGTTTTATTTCATCAGCTGAGGATGTTTTCGGAAGAACAATTCCAATATCGGGGAGCCGCGCAATGGCGGCTGTATCTGCTTCGTAATAAGAAGAGTGCCTGCTGTTAATCCGTACAAAAAAAGTATGCAGATTTTTCTCATTGGATAGGGCACGTACAAGCCGTTCCCGTGCGGTTTTCTTTTCACTTAAGGCAATGCCGTCTTCGAGGTCGAATATGACTCTGTCAGCTTCTGAGGCAAGGCCTTTTTGAATGAGCTTTTCTGAAGATGCCGGTACAAAAAGCAGCGACCGCTGTTTCATATTCATTGCCTCCAGGGTTGTGACAGCTTTTCTGTTTATCAAAAACTTTAATGATGGAATTGCTGCAGTATTTCGTTCAGTGTTTTATCTTTTTCCAGGAATTCCAGTGCCCGCGTCCGGTATTTTTCTTCATGAAGATACGTATACCTGTGCGGTTTCATTTGTGGACTTTGTTCGATGGCATGGCGGAAGGCCTCTTTGTTCATGCCGAGCGTCTGTACATAGTCGAAAAAGCCCGTACGTGAGAAAACTTTCTGCATCCGCTCGACACGATGATTCTGCACATGTGCCATGATGTAGGTTGCAACACCGACCTGAAGGCCGTGCATGTGAGGCTCTCCGGCGTGTTTATCGAGAGCGTGGGAGATAAGGTGCTCCGACCCGCTGATCGGAGCGCTGTTTCCACTGATCACAGTCGCCACCCCGCCCATGGTCAGTGAGCTGACGAGCTCTTTTAAAAAAGTAGGATTATTAATATCGTCCATGGGGGTGCGGATAAAGCTGTTCACTGCTTTTTTACTGAGCATAGCTGCAAAGGCATTTACCTGGCCTGCGCCGTGGGCGTCTTCGAAATCCCAGTCATAAAGAGCGGTAATATTGGACATCAGATCACCGATTCCGGCGAGAATGAATTTTTTCGGAGCATGCTGAATGATATCGAGATCGGCAATAATTCCATAAGGTACTCTGGCGGGAACGGTCGTCTTTTTACCCTCAACTATGAGAGAACAGTTGCTGCTCGCAAAGCCATCGTTGGAAGCAGACGTCGGTACACTAATAAAAGGAACAGCCCGTGAAAAAGCGATATATTTTCCGTGGTCAATGACCGCGCCGCCGCCGATGGCTACAATCACATCATAGAGGTCAATGGAAAAAGCCTGTTTAATTAATTCCTGTATATCAAGGCTGTCTTCGAGTTCAAGAATGTCGACTTTAGCTGTTGAGAACGAGTGTTTCACTTTATCGGCGTAGTTTTCATAGGTGAATCCGTCAAATAGAAGAAGCGCGGATTCAAAATTGTGACGCTGAAACGTCTGCTCCAGTCGGAAAAGGCTGCCATTATTAATATCGAGAATAGCGGGAATAGGTATATTTGTAATTGGATTACTCATAAGGAAGAAACCCTTTGTTTACCAGCTCTTTTTCTACCTCTGTGAAATCGGTAACTGGAACAAACGGGACGTTTTTCTCTGTAAGAATGTCCTGCAGTTTATCTTTCGCAAAAGTGACATCCGCATAAACTGCCGGATGGGAGTCCGGTTCGCTGTCCCCGGCAAAATGTACTGTATCAAATTCTTTCTTCAGATCCTGAACGACTTTTGACTTGTCAATGCCGTATCGGTCCGAGTGGTAGCGGTTTTCCGGATTAATATCGAGGTGTACATTTTTATCTTTGTAATATCCTTTGTTCGAAAGCACAGTTACATTTTTAATTCCGTACTTTTCGAGAATGTAGTTGATATAGTAATCCGTTCCTGCACTAAGAACGTAAAACTTTCCGCCGTTCTCCTGCACCCTGCGGATAAAACGGGGGATATGTTCATCAATCGGAATGTCCAGAACGTCCTGTAGAATCTGCTCTTCCTCCTGGTGGATGGAGGTGAAAACCTTGCTTAGAAAATCGATGTCCTTTATTTCTCCAGCTTTCCATTTCTTAACCATCTCATGACCTTCCGGAAAATATTTTTCTATCACAATCCAGTAAAAGTCCTTTTTGGAAATCGTACCGTCAAAGTCTGAAACAAAAGCCCATTCTTTCATCATTATTCCTCCTCATCATAGTAAACGATCGTCTCTTCCATTATATCTGACTTAAAAAGGGAGAAAACAAGCGATTGGCAAAAAGTAAATAAAATGCAAATATTTTTGTGAATTAATTCACAAATTCTTTTTGGATTTATTATACCATGTTTTAAAAAGAAGGAAGGAAAAAACTTGTAACGTGGAAAGACGTTTCACGCTATAACGTCTGCCAGTCGTACGCCTTTAGTCAGGAAGAAGTGTGGTGGGTGCGAACGGGCAAGATGCTGCAGCCTCAAATGTAAATGAAGCAGCGGCCAGTTAAAGAACGACCGAAAGAATTATCATGCTCCTGAATCGTACAACGTTCCGATAAGTGTTATAACGTTATTATTAAAGAATTTCTATAATAAGTGTCGTTCTTTTTTAGGACGGTTTGTAAAAAATATAGAAATAGGAATATTATAAAGAAGAAAACAGGGTATAAGATAAGAATAAAGCAGACATACAAAAAACAAGAAAGCAGGGGTGAGAGGAAATGGACCATAATGCAGATTTAATTCAGGCGTTCAATGAAGCATTTGCCACAAACGACATCTCCTTTATTGCTGATAATATTACAGAAGATGTGGTCTGGAAAATGGCAGGCGAGGAAGTAATAAGAGGCAAACAGGAAGTATTAAATTTGTTGAACAGCATGGGAGACAACGGAGTAGACAGCATAGAAATTGAAAATATAATTATAAACGGGACGAGCATTGCCTGCAACGGAAGAATAGAGATGAGGAGTGCGAAAGGAAAAGTGAAAATTTTTGAATACTGTGACGTTTACAAGCTGGATAAAGAAACAGATGGAAAGATTAAAGAACTGACTTCCTATGTTGTGGAGGCTGTCAGCGATGAAAGTAAGCAGTAATGTGATTTCATAAGCACATAAGTTTGTTTCCGGCGATCCTCCTGTTACGATATTAAAGTAACTTTATTTTGAAAGGATCGTTCTAAATGACAAATATACACGTACCAGTTTCCGTTCTAAACCTTGCTCCAATACGTGAAGGCGAGGATACGAAAGATGCAATCAATGCAATGGTTGATCTTGCACAGTCAGCAGAAGACATGGGCTATGAGCGTTACTGGATAGCAGAACACCACAATACTCCTACATTGGTAAGTTCTGCAACGACTCTTCTGATCAAACATACGCTGGAACACACCAGCAAAATTCGTGTCGGTTCCGGTGGGATCATGCTCCCGAATCACTCCCCGCTTACCGTAGCGGAGCAGTTTGGTACAATGGCCGTTCTTTATCCGGATCGTCTCGATTTAGGACTCGGACGTGCTCCGGGGACCGACATGGTTACTGCCCGGGCGTTAAGGCGTTCTCAAATGGATACCTCCGTCCATTCCTTCCCGGATGATGTGAAAGACCTGCTGACGTATTTTGGTCCGGCAGAAAAGCAGTCTAAAGTAAAAGCCCATCCTGGGGTAGGGACAGAAGTACCGCTTTACATTCTTGGGTCTTCAACCGATTCAGCGGTTCTTGCTGCAAAAATGGGGCTTCCTTATGTCTTTGCCTCTCATTTTGCCCCTACTTATATGGATCAGGCAATTGCTATTTACCGTGACCGGTTCCAGCCTTCCGAATATCTCGATAAACCTCATGTGACGGTCTGCCTGAATGTTGTTGCCGCCGAGAGTGATGCGGAAGCAGAAAGGGAAACAACGACGATGAAGCAGTTCTTTTTAAATGTAGTCCGCGGTTCCCAGACCCCGCTTCAGCCGCCAGTCGAAGATATGGATGCTATATGGACCGCTCAGGAAAAGGCCGTGGCAGGCTCTATGTCCAGCATGACTCTTTCCGGAAGTAAAGATACAATCAAGAAGCAGCTTACGAAATTTCAGGAGGCTTATCATGTCGATGAAATTATGGCTGTGTCCTATATGTATGATCCCGAAAAGCAAAAGCGTTCCTACGAAATTTTTAAAGAAGTAGTTGATGGTAAATAAATCGAATTGCGAAGGTTCAGTTTTCTGATGGGAGCTGTACTTCCAGTTATGAGGACGGTATGACTATAATAGTCATACCGTTTTTTTTGTGGCTATATAAATTGAACTTAATATTTATAAAGATAGAATATATGGCCTCGAAAGCGGCCTTCCCTATCGAAAGAAAAAAGGGTGGTATCATTTTTAACGGACGACTATACCTGCAGGAAGAACAGAAATGAAGAACAGGCGGCTGCAGGGTACATGGGGCGACTCCAGGGCAAATCAGGACGAGCCCCACCCCGTACGACCGCAGGGAGGAAGGGATCAGCTGAGGCCGGCCCGCCTGGAAAGCGTCCCCATGGAAACGAAAGCGGCTGGTTACAGGAGTGGAGACTAATTATTAAGTTCAACATATATAACTTGAAAATGAAAAATTTATCAAAGGGTACGGCCAACATTTTGACATAAAACCCATGTTAAGAAAATAAATGAAAAAATAAAACTGACCTCTCCAACTATAAGGAAAGATCAGTTAGATATGAGCGTGTTAATTTGATTTATAGGCAGCCATAGTAAAACAAAGGTAACCACATCAATCTGCGATGAGTTGATTATTGACCTAACCCTATTGCTTTGCTTTTGTTTCACATTTTTCTTGTTGCAGATGTATATAGAAATGAATAGGTGCAGCTTTAAAACAAAGTTTAATGGTTTATAAAAAAGTTGCACCGTTTTAACCCGTAGGATATGATGATTCCAAAGAAAATTTTTACAAAAGGCAATATTCTGTAAACAGACTGTATTATGGAGTAAGCAGAGACTAATGAATAAATAGCTGAACAGCATGATATCTTTAAAAACAAGAGCAAGATTTTCCTGTATTGGGTGTGGTGAATGGCAGGAATAAATTGATCGAAGCGGTCTTAATAATATTAAAAAAGGAGGAAAGCATGGATGAATTGTCCCTGACATTGACAGAACTAGCACTTCATAATTACAGTGGCGCTCCATTTTTAGGGGCATATGGATTGACTTGGCTGGTTTGTGCCTGGTTATGGAGAAAATTCAGCCTGAATATTGCGGCTGTCGCCACAATATTTCAAGGTATGGTTGCACTGCCGATTGCTCTTGGTATCTCGGCGAGTCTCGGTATGCTTACCAATCAACCAGGTGGGGAATTGATCACACAACTATCAATTTTACTTTCGATGTCGCAGATGTTGGTGCTGCCACTGCTGATCGTACTGAGTGTGAAAGGTAATCTCACGGCGATTCCGCTTATATTTGCACTCACAGTAGCGATCCATTTTGTACCGTATGCTTGGCTCTACCAGACATTAGTATATATTGGGATGGCAGTGCTGCAAGCAGTTGCGCTGGCTTTTCTATATGGAACGGACAAAAATAAGCCTGTGGGACAACTTATGAGTAAACGTGGCGCTAGCTTGGTGTGCGCTGTAACAGGTGTTTTGATGCTCGCCACCGGTCTTATATTTATTGTTTAAAGGAAAAGATTTACCGAATTCCACAAGTCGCTTAAATATTCGTTACCTTACGCTATAACGGGTTACCGAATTTTGCAATGGAGAGTTTTCATGAACCATTGCCATAGGTTCACGAAATGGGAACAAATAAGCTGGAGTACCTTTAACGAAGCAATACGTCCTCGAATTCAACGAAGGTTAAATAAAGAGGAGGCTGTGAATGCCTTAGGATAAGCCTTATTTTTTGGAAACGAGGCGAACTCTGGGAAAGAGCGGTACAAGACCAGCTTCAACGTGCAAGTGAATTGAATTGAATATCATCGTTAGTGCTATCACTGTATGGAATACTGTTTATCTCACAGAAGAAACAAAAGTTTCAAGTAAAAAGAGGTACTGCGAGAGTGGAAGGAAATACATATTTTACCATTTAGATCGGAACGTATTAATTTCTTAGGGAGTATACTTTTGACATAAAAATGACAGGACTCAATTCAATTCTTTAAGACCATTAGATAGATCAACGATTAAGCCGGTACCCTTTAGAGTAAAGGATATCGGTTTTTGTTTAGTGAAAAATGTATTAAAGTGGGCTTTGTGTCAAAATATTGGTGGTGCCTTATCAAGAGAAATCCCCTTTTTCGGTTCCCCTTGATCATCGTCCGCCTTCGTTTTCATAAAAATGCTTTCGGTACGGGAAAACATCTGCTAATTCCGTCTTCCACGACAAACTGCCGAGTTGAAGGGAAGTTTCCTGTATTTATAACCAACGCTTTAACGGCGCTTTTTAATTGGAGCAGCGTTTATCCAGTGAAAAATCCATTTTGGAATTCTCGGGATGCAGGATTGCTGCTATATTTTAAGGGGTCGTTCAAGAATAAAAGAAGAATTTTATCCGTTATTTCTCCTTAGAGTACAATTAATAAAATAAAGATATAAATTTACAGAAAAGTTAAAATATTAATTGATTATTAAGAGGATTTTTACCCTGTTGAAGAGAAAAGCTTTAAGTAAGAAGGTCATTTCTATGTCTCCATGTTAAACTTTTTTAAGTTAACAGCTGTGTGTGTCTTATGCAGCCTCTTTTCAAAAACCACATGGAGCTTTCACAGAAACACTCATGCAGGTACCTGTACCATGTTGGATGAAAATGGTCTTCTGTAAAAATGGAATTCCCTCTATAAAGAGGGGTAACGAAGGATGTTCAAAAGGGACCTTCTTTATTAGAAGGGAGATCCTGCTCTGTCTTTTTACCGTTAGCTGGAGTGTACATGGGGCGGCTCCGCGGCGATCAAGAACGAGCCCCACTCCGTCCGGACGGCATGCAGGACGGAATTAGCTGAGGCCGTTCCGTCCGGAAAGTGTCCCCATGGAAACAAAAGCGCACGTTCACCACTTCTATACTTTATTTTCAAGGCAGCCTTGAAAAAAGGAGGATATTATGAATATATTATCGTACGGGGAGAATGCTTATACGTTCTGGGCGCTTAATAACCATATGAAAGAAATATTAAATCAGCTCGGGGACTCCTTTGAACCCGTGTCCTGTCAGGTTTTGTTCCGCCCTAACTTTGGAAGAAGAGCGGGGGATGACCGTCCACAGTTTGGAGAGTTTGATTTTATTATTCTCAGCGGATCGTCTATTTATCTTGGTGAGAGTATGTCGGACCGTTCTCCGGGTATAAAAAAAGGGGTTATGGAATTAAAGGAGCCTCACTGTAAAAGACATATTATCTTTAATAAATATATAGACAGCTGGTTTCAGACGGACTTTAAAGACTGGACTCAGTTCAGCAACTATCACAACGGCTATTTCACCTACAAGTATGACCGGGGAAAGGTGTATCTGCCTATTGCCTATCCAAACAGTCAGCTGGCTAAAAATCTGCACTATACGCTGAACTTAATAAAATCCCACTTCGGGGACAGGAAACCAGTTACTAAAAATGTGTTTCTTTTTCTGCACAACAATAATAGTTCCTATGCTCCGGAATCGATCTCAGCTATAGATTGTAAATTTGAAATGGTCAGTGTCGATTATTCCCTCGGCCTGGAAGGAAACAGCAAGTATGTGAACATCCGCTAAAAAAAGAAAAAGCTTATGTAAGACTGGGAATTTGGAGCTGCAAAATAATCTGCTGCTTAACAGCTATTCTTATAGTTTTAATCACTAAGTAACCGCCCGGAGCGAAGCAGCCGGGCGGGCCTTTTAATATTCAGGATGGCTTTTTTAATACTTTCGTTCTTTTTTTATTAGTATCGTCCGGAAAGAAGCCGCGCAGAATTTTACGCCGCTGTCCTTTCTGTAAGACGCGTTTAATTTTACTTATACTTTCGACTGTATAATCAGCGAGGAGAGGAACGTTTTTCCGCGGCTTCAGCAGCGGCATTTCTTCTTCGCTGAAAAGGACTTTAACACCGAGGTCGAGTCTCATAGCGCCTGCCCACATCAGCATGGCCATCTCAATATCATGAAATTGGTCGAGGTCAGTCCGCAGACTCGCCAGCATCCTTTCCATATCGGCATAGAGAGAAGGGTAGGCTGGAATGTTAATTGCCGGGCCGCGCGAATTCCAGTAATTCATTTGAAAGGCGGCGTTTTCATTGATCGTTTCCACGTTTATGAGCTGGACGCCCCTGGAGTGATCTTTACGAATCAGTTTTTTGCGAAGTTCTGCTACCTGATCAAGACTGACATTCATTATCCGCGACTGGCGGCCTGCATAAGAAGGTTTAAAACTTGTTTCCCACGGTTTATACCGGGCAGAGGCATCGAGGATGATGTAAGGCGCAGAACGTTCGAGCATTTCTTCTGAGCCAAGATTGTCATAGACGCCGCCATCGGTGAGATGAAGCGTGGCATACTGATCTTCTATGCCATCAAACTCTCTTTTCTTTACGTCCAGCTTTACCGGTTCAAACATCATTGGGAAAGCACTGGAGGCCGCAACGGCTTCTGCGGTGGAAATGCCGTTAATGTTCCGGCACTTTCCCAGTCTTTCGTCACACATCTGTGTCCGGCTGAATGAAAAGCGTTTTAGTGTCTGCAGGTTTGTCGCGTTACAGATCCAAAGTGGTTTTTCCGGAAGATCTTCGAGCATCAGGCCATTAAATAAATAGTCATTAAGAAGTTCAGGAAACATGCGGCTGAAGCGGGTACGGGGAAGCTCCGGACGAATGTTGAAACGAATGGAACGTCTTAATAGAGAAGCACGAAAATTTTCGCGGCCGAAACGTTTCAATACGGTTGTTACTCTCCGGTCAAAATCATTGGTATCCTCAAACGGTCCATCGATCAGGGCCTGCATGATGACTCCGGCAGTTATACTCCCTCCTGAAACTGAACTGATCAGCTTTACTTTATCGTCAATTCCCAATTCTACAAGCCTGCGGTACGCACCGAGACAAAAAAACGTGGCTCTGAGTCCCCCACCCGAAAAAGACAGCTTAAATTCCGTCATTGGAATCTCTTCCCTTCTTTTAATTTACGAGGAATGACAGCTGACACTTTTCAATTAAGCTGTGTTAAAGCTGTTGTTGATATATATAAGAAAACTTCGCTGCAGCCCGGCAGGCTTGCCGTGGAGGAGATCTCCAGCTTCCTCAGGCTTACGCCCTGCGGGATCTTCCAATCTCCTTCTTCCACAGGCGTCCGCCGGTTTCCGCTTCGTTTTCATTTTCTAATACAGAAAGCCCACTGGTTGAATCAAAAATGTACCAGGGTAGAAGCCAGTGCCAAGGTGATTTTTCAAGACGCCTGCGGAAAAAGAAAGCGGGAAGATCCTCCCGGACGCAAGGGAGGGAGAGCTGAAGGCTTTCTCCGCGGCAAGCGAAGAAAAAAGAGCTGCAGGCACTCCAAAAAACAACACAAAGCTTTAACAAAGCCTTTAATAAAACTGATTCACTGTCCAGGGGGATAAGCTGAATGACTGGTCGTTATTATCTTTATTCCACCTTTTTGAATAATGAAACCGCCCATAAAAACTTTTTCTGCAGAAACCGGCCCCCCCTGCAAAAACTACTTCCCATACATCAATCATCGGGAATCATCTTCTTTCACTGGAAGAATCCGCCGATGATTCGGCGTTTTTGGCCGGCCCGAAGAACAGCTCTGGCTTTCTCTAAATCGATTTCAGGCATGGAGGGCACTTCTTTCCAAAGGTGGAACGGAAGAGAATTCGGAAAAAGAATCTTTACTCCGATATCGATCCGGACAGCACCTGCCCACATGAGAAGATCCATTTCTTCGTCATGAAAAGTGTTGAAATCCGTACGCAGACCTGCCAGCAGCTGCTCGATTTCTTCGTGTGCTGTGTCGTATTCCGGAAGCTCAATTTCCCCGGCACCTTCCTCAGTTATCGATCGGCGGTAATGCTGCTGGGAAGCAATAATCTCTGCGGTTGTCTCTGCATTCATAAGCTGAATCCCCCGGGAGTTCCAATGACGGGAAATGATTCGGGATCGGAGTTTGGCAACCTGATCAATACTGACTGTAAAGATGCGCCAGCTTTTACTGAAAAAATGCGGCCTGTATTTACCGGGCCAGGGTGTTGTTTCTGCGGAGGCATCCATGATGATGTAGGGGAGCTCTCCCTGGAGCAGTCTTTCAGATCCGAGGTTATCGTAAACGGCACCGTCAGTGAGGTATAAAGTGCGGTAGTTCTCGACAGCATCGTCAAAGGATACGTGCCGGACATCGATTTTTATTGGATCAAAAAGAAGCGGAAACGCGGCAGAAGACGCAACGGCTTTGGATATTTTTATTTCGTTCATATCGAAAGAATAACCGAGCTTATCACCGAACATGGAATTACGGCTGAAACGGAACCGTCCGAGTGTGTTCAGGTTCGTCGTATTGCATACCCATTCCGGCCTGGTCGGAAGCTCGGTCATACGCTTGTTGTCAAAAAACCATTTATCGAGCATTACCGGAAAGAGGCGGCTGAAACGGGCAAGCAGTGTTTCTGGACGAAGATTGCTCAGGCGGGGAAGAAAAGCTCTCTGAAGGAGGGCTCTGCGAAAATTTCTTCTGCCGAGTTCGTACATAGGGGTTGTTACCCGCCTGTCGAAATCATCCACGTCACTGAAATCTTTTTTGGCGAGTTCTTTCATAATGATTCCAGCTGTGATGCTGCTGCCGGAAACGGAACTAATTAAATTTACGTTGTTATGAAAGTCGAGTTCTATGAGGCGGCGGTAAGCACCCAGACTAAAAAAGGCAGCCCGGAACCCTCCACCGGAAAGAGAAAGTTTAAATTCGTTCATAACGGCCTCCCGTTTTATGTAAAATAAAGGAATATATATTTTTTAATCGGCTGTATCTTTTTGTTACCTTTACTTTATCGGAGAAGAAGA is a window from the Alkalicoccus halolimnae genome containing:
- a CDS encoding universal stress protein; this translates as MFKKIALAYDGSLHSFRAAEKAAYLASRVKDSYIEIITVKDSKGTNEYISSIAPVEEMLENPQVNYGATFLKGAPAEELIAYINKKDFDIIIIGSRGLDNMQQFMLGSVSYKVVKNVKIPALIVK
- a CDS encoding HpcH/HpaI aldolase/citrate lyase family protein → MKQRSLLFVPASSEKLIQKGLASEADRVIFDLEDGIALSEKKTARERLVRALSNEKNLHTFFVRINSRHSSYYEADTAAIARLPDIGIVLPKTSSADEIKQLRNRLPDRRLLPLIENAAGVWYAKEIAEAAEEVETLAFGAIDYRLDIQSPGLIDERDLLYARSRLVLACRLAGRNGPVDGVYEHFKDENGFYKQADAVKGLGFKGKLLIHPSQIRPANAAFSPAKAEINIAREIVEAFTQAESRGEASIQVQGRMVDYPVFKKALETLEEAEEAE
- a CDS encoding iron-containing alcohol dehydrogenase family protein, with the protein product MSNPITNIPIPAILDINNGSLFRLEQTFQRHNFESALLLFDGFTYENYADKVKHSFSTAKVDILELEDSLDIQELIKQAFSIDLYDVIVAIGGGAVIDHGKYIAFSRAVPFISVPTSASNDGFASSNCSLIVEGKKTTVPARVPYGIIADLDIIQHAPKKFILAGIGDLMSNITALYDWDFEDAHGAGQVNAFAAMLSKKAVNSFIRTPMDDINNPTFLKELVSSLTMGGVATVISGNSAPISGSEHLISHALDKHAGEPHMHGLQVGVATYIMAHVQNHRVERMQKVFSRTGFFDYVQTLGMNKEAFRHAIEQSPQMKPHRYTYLHEEKYRTRALEFLEKDKTLNEILQQFHH
- a CDS encoding MtnX-like HAD-IB family phosphatase, giving the protein MKEWAFVSDFDGTISKKDFYWIVIEKYFPEGHEMVKKWKAGEIKDIDFLSKVFTSIHQEEEQILQDVLDIPIDEHIPRFIRRVQENGGKFYVLSAGTDYYINYILEKYGIKNVTVLSNKGYYKDKNVHLDINPENRYHSDRYGIDKSKVVQDLKKEFDTVHFAGDSEPDSHPAVYADVTFAKDKLQDILTEKNVPFVPVTDFTEVEKELVNKGFLPYE
- a CDS encoding nuclear transport factor 2 family protein, with the translated sequence MDHNADLIQAFNEAFATNDISFIADNITEDVVWKMAGEEVIRGKQEVLNLLNSMGDNGVDSIEIENIIINGTSIACNGRIEMRSAKGKVKIFEYCDVYKLDKETDGKIKELTSYVVEAVSDESKQ
- a CDS encoding LLM class flavin-dependent oxidoreductase; the protein is MTNIHVPVSVLNLAPIREGEDTKDAINAMVDLAQSAEDMGYERYWIAEHHNTPTLVSSATTLLIKHTLEHTSKIRVGSGGIMLPNHSPLTVAEQFGTMAVLYPDRLDLGLGRAPGTDMVTARALRRSQMDTSVHSFPDDVKDLLTYFGPAEKQSKVKAHPGVGTEVPLYILGSSTDSAVLAAKMGLPYVFASHFAPTYMDQAIAIYRDRFQPSEYLDKPHVTVCLNVVAAESDAEAERETTTMKQFFLNVVRGSQTPLQPPVEDMDAIWTAQEKAVAGSMSSMTLSGSKDTIKKQLTKFQEAYHVDEIMAVSYMYDPEKQKRSYEIFKEVVDGK
- a CDS encoding DUF7010 family protein, coding for MDELSLTLTELALHNYSGAPFLGAYGLTWLVCAWLWRKFSLNIAAVATIFQGMVALPIALGISASLGMLTNQPGGELITQLSILLSMSQMLVLPLLIVLSVKGNLTAIPLIFALTVAIHFVPYAWLYQTLVYIGMAVLQAVALAFLYGTDKNKPVGQLMSKRGASLVCAVTGVLMLATGLIFIV
- a CDS encoding patatin-like phospholipase family protein gives rise to the protein MTEFKLSFSGGGLRATFFCLGAYRRLVELGIDDKVKLISSVSGGSITAGVIMQALIDGPFEDTNDFDRRVTTVLKRFGRENFRASLLRRSIRFNIRPELPRTRFSRMFPELLNDYLFNGLMLEDLPEKPLWICNATNLQTLKRFSFSRTQMCDERLGKCRNINGISTAEAVAASSAFPMMFEPVKLDVKKREFDGIEDQYATLHLTDGGVYDNLGSEEMLERSAPYIILDASARYKPWETSFKPSYAGRQSRIMNVSLDQVAELRKKLIRKDHSRGVQLINVETINENAAFQMNYWNSRGPAINIPAYPSLYADMERMLASLRTDLDQFHDIEMAMLMWAGAMRLDLGVKVLFSEEEMPLLKPRKNVPLLADYTVESISKIKRVLQKGQRRKILRGFFPDDTNKKRTKVLKKPS
- a CDS encoding patatin-like phospholipase family protein — protein: MNEFKLSLSGGGFRAAFFSLGAYRRLIELDFHNNVNLISSVSGSSITAGIIMKELAKKDFSDVDDFDRRVTTPMYELGRRNFRRALLQRAFLPRLSNLRPETLLARFSRLFPVMLDKWFFDNKRMTELPTRPEWVCNTTNLNTLGRFRFSRNSMFGDKLGYSFDMNEIKISKAVASSAAFPLLFDPIKIDVRHVSFDDAVENYRTLYLTDGAVYDNLGSERLLQGELPYIIMDASAETTPWPGKYRPHFFSKSWRIFTVSIDQVAKLRSRIISRHWNSRGIQLMNAETTAEIIASQQHYRRSITEEGAGEIELPEYDTAHEEIEQLLAGLRTDFNTFHDEEMDLLMWAGAVRIDIGVKILFPNSLPFHLWKEVPSMPEIDLEKARAVLRAGQKRRIIGGFFQ